From the Amia ocellicauda isolate fAmiCal2 chromosome 12, fAmiCal2.hap1, whole genome shotgun sequence genome, the window GATGGGACACGCTGGCTAGCCCGCCCGCTGCCCATCCTTACAGCTTCCTGTGTGGCCTCTCTGGCACAGAGCCGCCACCCTCGGACATTAACCTCCAAACTCCCATAGCCGAGTCAGCAGAGCGAACTGGGCGGCTACAGGCCATCAGCCCTGCATACAAAGTTTATCTatatcttttcttttcttacctCCTTCAGGCTTCATTTtggatactttttttttttttaataatcctgCTGGGCCACCCAGGGTTAAAAACCCTGCCCTATTGAATAAGATTCAAAGTCGCGCCCAGCaatcatttttttccctctttctctcgctctcccaCTCTGCCTCTCTGGCAGTTGTTCTTggtttttctttctccctccctccctctctctctctctctctctctctggtctgGTTTCTTTGCGttctgtctttctctgtgtcCCAGTTGTCTCTGGTTTGACTCTGTCTGTCTCAGTCACTGTAGTAATCCCagtttctccccctctccctctccctcctctctctctgaatacagACTTTATTCACAAGATCACAGTGCAGGCGTCGCCAGGGCTGGAGAAGAGGAAAAATTGCCCGGACCTGGGCTCTGGCTCGCCCTCCATTGGCCCTCGCTTCAGAGCCATACAGTGTGAGTCTTCCCCTTCCTCTTCTTTCTGTCCCCCcatgcccctctccctccctcaattCTCTTTGAACCCCATGGCCACTGCCCTCTTCTCCAACTTCAAAAGTTAATTTGCCCTGGCTGCATTATTTTTCCTCCAGTAATGGTGCAGTTCCTCTACAAGGACCACAAGAGGGGGTGTTTTCCTCAATTtcagatttaaatattttccttttgaGATCCTTCAGTCTCACTCATTgaattgtcattattttcttAAAGAGCAAATTCACACCTTTCTAATCAAGTGATTGATCTGTCAAACACCAACTTCTGACAACTTTTTTGACTCTCTTCCAGTCTTTCAAGCTAAATTAATCCACACAATGTcctcagttattattattattattatatttatgatcaggaacccttatccagggcgattaAAAATTATTACAGTATATCACCATTATAGTTTCtgtacaattacccatttatccAGCTGGGTTtgaactggagcaatctaggtacagtgtagctcaagggtacagcagcagtgtcccccaactgggattgagcccacaatcctccactccagagcccagagctacacactgctacacacactgctgcccacAAATGCAGATCTGataacaaatcacattcaatggtTTCTTTCCATTGAAAGGATGCTCTTTAAACTAATCAGTTAATGCAGAGCAGAGCCAGTGTGTTACAGCAGAATTATTTTCGAGAAACGAAAGAGTGGTTGAGAGAAAATCCACctaattgcattttaattagaaataaataaataacgacTTGCTCTCAGTGATTTTTATCACACAGGATTGTGACAGCATACTGACTGACTGTGGCCCTTGACTCTCATCAGTAAGCCCCAGTGAGAACAGCAGGATGTGGGGTCTGAGCTCAATGTGGCCCCTGGACACCCAGTCCAATAAAAACCCCAATGGAGAGCGACGTCTGATCCCTCAGAGCTCCAAACACCTGCTcctcagcccgcaggacagcagGTAATCCCTGTCTGACCCCCTGGGTCTTCCTTCTAGACATCGGGTTGATTTACACTTGTAATTAGTTCATATAATTGATCTATTAAAATTATCAGTTCAATGACAGTCCAAAAGTCATTAAACATTTGATCCTTTGCAGCCTAGTACgctgtttttattgtaatttgaatCATACTTGACCCCAGGTCCAGTGGCGGTTCTAGACCCTTGGGGGGACCTgtctggggccagttgtaatattaggggGGCCATCAATTTCTCTGCGTTGCTGGAGtaggggggtgtattgtccgaTTTTTTTAAGTTGGGGTGCTGATCCTCGATGTTGGTGGCGGGGCTGCCAGGGTTTTGTACATGGTGCTGTGGGGGGTGCAGCGTGGGCTGTTTTGTACACAATATTAGCGGGGGGAAGTATGGTCAGTGTTTTGTCCATGGTGCTAGTTAGGAGGGCCCTGCCCAGGTCtgcttttttgcttttttcattcactgatttttgttttaacattttctaTTGGATGAGTACTCAGGACTTGCTGACCAATCACATGGCTTGCTTCATGGAATGTAATTGGATGAACAAGCTAGAAGCGGTCTTGTCATTGGCCAGTTTGAGAGTCAGGGCCTCATCACGTTAGACATTAATGagcttgttttttagtttttttttccttttttaatccaTTGGTTCTTAATCTGGTCATGTAGTTACTCAACATAatgatgattaaaaataaaaaaactgtccGTCTGTCAGGACTCGGCTTCTAGAGGAGGATAACTGCCATTCCAGAGTGGAGGCTGAAGAACACCGACCCCCCGCATCCCCACTGGCCCAGAATGGTATTATTCCTAGTTAAAGTGCACTCCCACTAACCGTCATAATAGTTATAATTAACATCGGAGGAAAGCTGTCATTACTGTGACAATACCACTGCAAACCCCAGGCTTCCCTttgttatataatatacatgtgCATACCCATATTTTTCCCATGATCCCAAGTTGTGCTACAACAAAGTGCCAATATTCTGTGATTCGGTATTAAAAGCATTTACACACACAAGTTTTTTCCAATTAAAGTCCTTGATGTCttgctttctccctctctccctccctctctctctctcctcctgctcAGGCTTCTCTGGGAGGGACCACCTCAGAACAGGTCAGTCAGACTCTGGCTCGGAGGACGGCTCCTTTTTCcgtcacccccacccccccaccttgGGCTCTCCAAGGCTGGACTGGGGCAGCGGGGCAGTCCTGAAGAGCACTCACAGGGCTCTGCTGGGTGGGGGCAACCTCCTGGCTTCCATCGCCCTCGGCCGCTCCCTGGAGGCTGCCCCCAAAGTGCCCCCACGGaatcccccacccccaaccctGGAGCCAGAGGAGACGTGTGCCCCTCCATTGAACCCCCCCACGGTGGAGGACCTGATCACGTTCGCCTTGCCGGACCCCCTCCCCCCGCCAGCCGCGATTGACTTGACTAAGCCACCAGCCGGCCCCTTATCCCCTTCCCCCCCATCATCCCCTCCCCCTtattctcctcctcctcaccctCCCCCACTACCGCCGCCCCCCTATCATTGGGACCGGCAATGCCATGAATACCCCCAGACCAGTCAGGACCTGCTATGGACCTCTGAGGGCGAGGGGACCAAGCCAGAACCTCCAGCCAATGGGGAGCTTATGTGTAGCCCATGTGGTCAAGGGTCAGACCGGAGGAGGAGGCCGAGTGAAGATCTGATGTCTTCTCAACTAGGTGAGAAACTATTAactatctattattattattattggttacTGGGTAGTATAGGCAATATTAAACACTAATCTCAGttaatttaaaattgtgttGAGTGTTTGCGGTATAACCCAGAAAGCACTGGTTCCAATCAAATGCCTGGTCTAATGTGGGCCAAATGTGACCAGGATTCCCCACAGAGGTGGTGCTAGTGCTGAAATATACCGGCCTGCTGAAATATCAAAGGACTGAATCAACCAACCAGGAAAGACTACAGTCACATTtgattggcttttttttttttttccttatgttaacagtgagagacagaataacaacaaaaaaaatcaagaaaaatgcatttcaaaaaagttataaattgatttgcatgttaatgagggcaataaatttgaccccttcgacttagtacttggtggcaaaacccttgttggcaatcacagaggtcagacgtttcttgtagttggccaccaggtttgcacaaatctcaggagggattttgtcccactcctctttgcagatcctctccaagtcattaaggtttcgaggctgacgtttggcaacttgaaccttcagctccctccacagattttctatgggattaaggtctggagactggctaggccactccaggaccttaatgtgcttcttcttgagccactcctttgttgccttggctgtgtgttttgggtcattgtcatgctggaatacccatccacgacccatttttaatgccctggctgagggaaggaggttctcacccaagatttgatggtacatggccccgtccatcgtccctttgatgcagtgcagttgtcctgtccccttagtagaaaaacacccccaaagcataatgtttggcggtggggatggtgttcttggggtcattcctcctcctccaaagagttgagttgatgccaaagagctcgattttggtctcatctgacctcaacactttcacccagttctcctctgaatcattcagatgttcattggcaaacttcagacgggcctgtacatgtgctttcttgagcatggggaccttgcgggcgctgcaggatttcagtccttcacggcgtagtgtgttaccaattgttttattggtgactatggtcccagctgccttgagatcattaacaagatcctcccgtgtagttctgagctgattcctcaccgttctcatgatcattgaaactccacgaggtgagatcttgcatggagccccagaccgagggagactgacagttattttgtgtttcttccatttgcgaataatcgcaccaactgttgtcaccttctcaccaagctgcttggcaatggtcttgtagcccattccagccttgtgtaggtctacaatcttgtccctgacatccttggacagctctttggtcttggccatggtggagaatttggaatctgattgattgattgcttctgtggacaggtgtcttttatacaggtaacgagctgagattaggagcacttcctttaagagagtgctcctaatctcagctcgttacctgtataaaagacacctgggagccagaaatcttgttgattgataggggatcaaatacttatttccctcattaacatgcaaatcaatgtataacttttttgaaatgtgtttttctggattttgttgttgttattctgtctctcactgttaaaatacacctaccattacaattatagactgattatttctttgtcagtgggcaaacgtacaaaatcagcaggggatcaaatacttttttccctcactgtaacttcACCTTTCTTGCGAGTGACAAGTGGTGGCTTTTGGCTGAGGATAgatttttgtatgcatttatgcATTATTTCAAACAAAGTATAAGAAAAATTTGgctgttttgaaaatgtcagtGTCACAGCTTATCTTTGAATGTATTATCCCCCCCATATACAACTGTTATAATTTGTTCTGTAGTCAATGGCAATTGAGATTTGAATatgacattttcaaaacatgaaAGATTTTTTGATTTATAATGTTTTCCAACATCTAATATGTTGGTGGTCCATAATTTCCATCTTACATCATGGAGAAAGAAGGGCTAGCTTGGCCTGTTTTCAAGTGCTTTAATCACTCTTCTATAGTCTATAATATAGAAAAAAGTATTACAAAAGgtagtcattaaaaaaaaaacctagttGGGCAATATTGTCTTTTTGtatcacttttttccccacCGTCTAAATTATCAAAGAAAGATAAAATTGAAAACAAGACCAAAACAATGAGCATAGGCTAAACATAAATTTCACAGTATCTAACATTTACTTAGTGTACGTTTTCCTTTTTATAAGTTTTATACTGGTCTCACACTGTTTAGACTGTATATTGTACAGGATATctgttgtttatattgtgtgttttttacaccATTATTCCGACTTTTATATTcccaaagaaacaaaagaagaaCCATATTTGAGACCGGATTTAAACTGGTTATTACTGTACTAAAATACAGTTTAATTATGGGATATTGGTATTTCATCATGGCAAGGTATTTCAGCATGCCACACCGGGATTGGGTGGGTTTGAGCCAGCCAGGGGGTCATTGGCTTGCTGGGCAACATAGCCTCCTGTGATTGGCCAGGGGCCTGGGAGCTCCTCCACGGTCTCGGAGGGCTGCTTCTGGCCTTCCCACGTTGCTGTTGCTCTGCCGTTTTCTCAGAATGATGAACAAAATGGGATCAGGGCCCGCTAATTTCCCTTTTATGTATTCGTTTATCCTGATTCATGGTACTACTTTAAAGATtacaaataaaaaggaaaattaagtaataaaaagtaaatcaatATAAAGAGCCGAAGAGGGGGGGAATCAGCTTGCTTTGTGTGCATGGCCTGTCTCGCTCATCCACAGGAAATGCACTGAGATTCTTAGCTGCCATGAACTGTAACCAAAGAGTGCTGACTGCTAGAACACACGGGAGCTGAGCCCCCCGACATGGTTTTATAGCGCATAGAGATTTCATTATGTGCCGCCGAGTCCCCCAGGGCCGGCCAACTGCACGCTCATGGAACACACATACCGAAACCACCGCCAACTTTTATAGCCCAAACAGCTGCCCGATCAACTGTTCAGCATGTGTCCAGGATCTCTCTCTCAGCCCTACCCTACTCCACTCCTTGCCCTTTCTGACTCCTATCCCCCCTGGCCCTGTCTCACGTTCTGAACTCCTTGGTCTTATTCAGTCACACAccatttctccctccctctcccccactTACTACACCTCTCACTCTTTCCTCAATTTCCAGCCTATTCCCTTTGcttaatatctctctctctctctcatataccTTTTTTTGCCTCCTTCCTTTcgcactccctctctctccctctcaattccaGCTCCTTATATATTTccctttgtgtatttgtttattcgTCACTATCTGCTGCTGACTTTTTGTCTCTTTGGTCTGTCTGCAGTCCTGGACCTCCCTCTTTGCCCGGCTGCTGGCGCTGAGACAGAGGGCCACAGGGCCCCACTGTTCCCCCTGCTGCCCGACCCCCGGCTCTGGAGCCCCAAGACCCGGCGGCTGGAAGTCAACGTCATCCCGCGGCCCCGTCCCTCCCCAGTGCGGCCCCGCATCGATCCCTGGAGCTTCATCTCCGCCGGTGGTGGCGGAGGGGTGAACTCGGCCACACCGGGACCTTATGAGCACTTCTGCAACGCGCTGGGCTACCAGCCGTCCCCCACTAATCCCTTCACAAACTGCGACCCCTTCCCCTCCCCGGACTGCGACCCCTTCCTGAGGGAGGGGGACCCCTTCTGCACCCCCGAGCCCCCATCCCCCTTCGACCCCTTCGCCACCCCTTTCCCCACGTCCCGCTCCGCCCCCTGCTCCACCCATGGCAGCCCCTCCCTGGGGGCTCTGAGGGTAGCGCCCCCCCCAGCCGAATCACCACTCATTGACCTGGGCTGGGGGGTGGGGCTGAGGGACCTGGCCTCAGGAGGCACCAAAGAACAGCGTCATAGGAAGAGGGGCCAGGATCCCTGGAGCAAATCCCCAGCGCAGGTCAAGAAAGACAAGTtctgaaaaacataaaacaaaataacatctCTTAAGATGTCTCGGAGATTGAGGATTGCCATTCATCCGGCCCCGGGGAACCTGGGAGGGCACGGGGGAGGTCTGGGTGAGTCCTCTCACGGAAGGGAAGggggaaacaaaagaaaacgaGAGAGCCTCTTTGCCTTTGTGTTCATAGACTCTGGACTTCCACCTGAAACGCACATGTCCAAGCTAGAACTGCCATCAAGGGGCTGCACCATAGGAAATCCATCCATACGGGACACCCACACACTTGGGGGCTTGCTCACCTGAAGTTTTCTTTTAACAACATTTTGGATGCAATACCATCTGAAGCTCGCAGGCCCATCCCACAGCTCTTGTCAAGGAAGAGCCGCAAGCCATCGGGaggcagaagaaaaacaaacaaggaatgTAACTCCTGGCGTTTTGATTCGGTCTTGTTTATGGGAATCAAACTGGGATTTAAGAATCTGACGCTCTCCCGCCTCCCCAAGTTGACCCCTAGAGGTCAGACCCATCATTTCCCTATAGGGCTCCCTGTTTGTTTGAACCCGCCTCCCGACTGACTGCCAGAGCACGTTTCTGTATGATTTCTGAATATTCCAACCTCTGTGCCCGTGTTCTTGAAATCTGTCCCTTCTGGA encodes:
- the LOC136764567 gene encoding mitogen-activated protein kinase kinase kinase 11, producing MEPLKNIFTRGPLSNWKGLDQSRTGNFTNPIWTALFDYEAAGKDELTLRKGDLVEVLSLDSEISGDEGWWAGKVNNKVGIFPSNYVSFKPSGYNQLQGPAVVGELGPAVVGEFEPEEVDFRELSLEEVIGVGGFGKVYRGVWRGGLVAVKAARQDPDEDISVTAQNVRQEARLFAMLTHPNIIALQGVCLQEPNLCLIMEYAAGGPLSRALAGRRIPPQVLVNWAVQIARGMLYLHSEAIVPVIHRDLKSNNILLAQPIENEDMEAKTLKITDFGLAREWHKTTKMSTAGTYAWMAPEVIKSSTFSKGSDVWSYGVLLWELLTGEVPYRGIDGLAVAYGVAVNKLTLPIPSTCPEPFAQLMAECWDQDPHRRPSFASILSQLTTLEQQVRDEMPQDSFHSLQDDWKLEIQSMFDELRAKEKELRCREEELKRAALEQKSHEEFLRQREQQLAQWEQDVFERELSLLILHMNQEKPNVKKRKGTFKKHKLKVKNGEKISMPQDFIHKITVQASPGLEKRKNCPDLGSGSPSIGPRFRAIQLSPSENSRMWGLSSMWPLDTQSNKNPNGERRLIPQSSKHLLLSPQDSRTRLLEEDNCHSRVEAEEHRPPASPLAQNGFSGRDHLRTGQSDSGSEDGSFFRHPHPPTLGSPRLDWGSGAVLKSTHRALLGGGNLLASIALGRSLEAAPKVPPRNPPPPTLEPEETCAPPLNPPTVEDLITFALPDPLPPPAAIDLTKPPAGPLSPSPPSSPPPYSPPPHPPPLPPPPYHWDRQCHEYPQTSQDLLWTSEGEGTKPEPPANGELMCSPCGQGSDRRRRPSEDLMSSQLVLDLPLCPAAGAETEGHRAPLFPLLPDPRLWSPKTRRLEVNVIPRPRPSPVRPRIDPWSFISAGGGGGVNSATPGPYEHFCNALGYQPSPTNPFTNCDPFPSPDCDPFLREGDPFCTPEPPSPFDPFATPFPTSRSAPCSTHGSPSLGALRVAPPPAESPLIDLGWGVGLRDLASGGTKEQRHRKRGQDPWSKSPAQVKKDKF